One Rouxiella sp. S1S-2 genomic window, ATTTCTCGAAGTTGAAACGAGGAATTTTAGTCACAACGTAGTCAATTGACGGCTCGAAAGAGGCCGGTGTTTTGCCACCGGTGATGTCGTTCATCAACTCGTCGAGGGTGTAGCCCACAGCCAATTTGGCCGCCACTTTAGCAATCGGGAAACCGGTCGCTTTTGAAGCCAGTGCCGAAGAGCGTGACACGCGCGGGTTCATTTCGATAACGATCAGACGGCCGTCTTTCGGGTTAACGGAGAACTGTACGTTTGAACCGCCGGTTTCTACGCCGATTTCACGCAGTACCGCCAGCGAGGCGTTACGCATGATTTGATATTCTTTGTCGGTCAGGGTCTGAGCAGGTGCCACGGTGATGGAGTCACCGGTGTGGATGCCCATGGCATCGAAGTTTTCGATTGAACAAACGATGATGCAGTTGTCGTTTTTATCACGCACCACTTCCATCTCGTACTCTTTCCAACCGATCAGCGACTCGTCAATCAGCAGCTCTTTGGTTGGCGAGAGATCCAGACCACGAGTACAAATCTCTTCGAACTCTTCGTGGTTGTACGCAATACCGCCGCCGGTGCCGCCCATGGTAAAGGAAGGACGGATAATGCACGGGAAGCCAACGTCTGCGGCAATCACCAGCGCTTCTTCCATGTTATGTGCAATACCTGAACGCGCCGTGCCTAATCCGATTTTCTTCATCGCGATATCAAAGCGACGGCGGTCCTCTGCCTTGTCGATAGCGTCGGCGGTGGCACCAATCATGGTCACACCGAACTCAGCAAGCACGCCCTGACGCTCAAGCTCCAGCGCACAGTTCAGTGCAGTCTGGCCGCCCATTGTCGGCAGTACGGCGTCTGGACGCTCTTTTTCAATAATTTTGCGTACAACTTCCCAGTGAATAGGCTCGATGTAGGTGGCATCGGCCATATCAGGGTCAGTCATGATGGTGGCTGGGTTGGAGTTCACCAGAATGACGCGGTAACCTTCTTCGCGCAGCGCTTTACACGCTTGGGCACCGGAGTAGTCGAACTCACAGGCCTGCCCGATAACAATCGGACCTGCGCCCAGAATCAGGATGCTTTTTATGTCTGTACGTTTTGGCATTTTAAATCGCTCCTGTTCTCTTATTTGTCGCTGTTGCGGTAGGCTTCAATCAGTTCAATGAAGTGATCGAACAAAGGTGCTGCATCGTGCGGACCCGGGCTCGCTTCAGGGTGACCCTGGAAGCAGAACGCTGGCTTGCTGGTGTGATGCAAACCTTGCAATGTACCGTCGAACAGTGATTTGTGCGTGGTGCGTAACGTGTCCGGCAGGCTGGCTTCTTCTACCGCAAAACCGTGGTTCTGTGCGGTGATCATCACGGTGTTGTTATCAAGATTTTTAACCGGATGGTTGCCGCCGTGGTGTCCAAACTTCATTTTTGACGTCTTGGCGCCGCAGGCCAGTGCCAACAATTGGTGGCCCAGGCAGATACCGAACACCGGGATTTCAGTGGTCAGGAAAGTTTTGATGGCTGCAATGGCATAGTCACATGGCTCTGGGTCACCCGGGCCGTTTGACAGGAAGATGCCGTCCGGATTGAGTTTGAGCACGTCTTCTGCAGACGTTTTTGCCGGCACCACCGTCAGGCGACAGCCGCGGTCAACCAACATGCGCAGAATGTTGCGCTTCACGCCGTAATCGTAGGCCACGACGTGGAAAGGTAAATCCTCAGCCTTCTTCGCTTCCGGCAAATCGCCTTCAAGAGTCCAGCTACCCTGCTGCCAGCTGTAAGACTCTTGCGTGGAGACTTCTTTCGCCAGATCCATGCCTTTCAGCCCCGGGAAAGCCTTGGCTTTTTCCAGTGCCAGCACCGCGTCCACATTATCACCGGCAATGATGCAACCGTTCTGCGCACCCTTTTCACTCAGCAACCGAGTCAGCTTACGCGTGTCGATATCCGCGATACCAACGATGTTGTGGCGCTTGAGGTAATCAGAAAGGGATTCTTCATTACGGTAGTTGCTGGCAATCAGGGGGAGGTCGCGAATAACCAGACCTTGAGCGTGTACTGCGGAGGATTCTTCATCAGCGGCGTTAGTGCCGACATTGCCGATATGAGGATAAGTAAGAGTAACGATCTGGCGGGAATAGGAAGGATCAGTGAGGATTTCTTGATAACCGGTCATCGACGTATTGAAGACCACTTCTCCTACTGCCGTTCCCTCTGCCCCGATGGCCCGACCGTGGAATTGGGTTCCGTCTTCCAGAACCAATAGCGCTGACTTTATCAAAGCATCCTCCAAGAATAATCAATCATTATATTTGCATATTAATTCAGATCCAGTGACCTGATCAATGCAAAAATTGCACTCAGAGCGGTAATTTTTTCTACCCTAAAAGCTAATTTTTGGCAAATTGCGCGCATTCTAATGATGAGCGTTTGGTTTGTCCACCAAAAGCACCATTATTTTACTGTTTTTTGCTGCACTCAGTGAAATGAGCACCGGATAGCGATAAAAGGACGGGATAAGTAAGCATAGTAAACGTTTGCGGGGAGGTTTGTCTGAAAAAATCGGTTTTTGACGCAGTTTAGATAATTATGATGAAATGATCTGGTTATTTTATACTCAATACGGTAATCAAATGATCATTAACACCTTAAAATATAGGTTTGGGAAACAAACCGCATCATAACGCCCATTTTATAGATAAAAGAAAAGGGCAATAAAATAACTGCCCTTTTATCAAAACACTATGATTAAAACAACCACATCACGATTGTTGGAGAACCTTATAAATCTTCAAGACCCAAGACATCTTTCATGTCATAAAGACCACTTTTCTTGGATGATACCCATTTCCCCGCACGAACTGCACCATTAGCAAAAGTCATGCGGCTGGAGGCCTTGTGGGTAATCTCGACGCGCTCGCCAATATCGGCAAACATGGCGGTGTGTTCACCGACAATATCGCCCGCGCGAATAGTCGCGAAACCAATACTCATTGGGTCGCGCTCCCCAGTGTGACCTTCACGCGCATAAACCGCACAGTCTTTTAAATCACGGCCTAACGCACCTGCAATTGCCTCACCCATTGCCAATGCCGTACCTGATGGTGCATCGACTTTGTGACGGTGATGGGCTTCAACGATTTCAATGTCGGTGTAATCGCCCATCACTTTTGCCGCTTTTTCAAGCAGCTTCAATACCACGTTGACGCCAACGCTAAAGTTAGCGGCGAAAACGATAGGGATCTGTTGCGCAGCCTGGCTAATTGCC contains:
- the dapB gene encoding 4-hydroxy-tetrahydrodipicolinate reductase, yielding MSKADIRMAIAGSGGRMGRQLIQAVQQAEGVVLGVALERKGSSLVGTDAGELAGAGVMNVRVSDSLEAVVDDFDILIDFTRPEGTLEHLGFCQQHGKGMIIGTTGFDDAGKAAISQAAQQIPIVFAANFSVGVNVVLKLLEKAAKVMGDYTDIEIVEAHHRHKVDAPSGTALAMGEAIAGALGRDLKDCAVYAREGHTGERDPMSIGFATIRAGDIVGEHTAMFADIGERVEITHKASSRMTFANGAVRAGKWVSSKKSGLYDMKDVLGLEDL
- the carA gene encoding glutamine-hydrolyzing carbamoyl-phosphate synthase small subunit, with the translated sequence MIKSALLVLEDGTQFHGRAIGAEGTAVGEVVFNTSMTGYQEILTDPSYSRQIVTLTYPHIGNVGTNAADEESSAVHAQGLVIRDLPLIASNYRNEESLSDYLKRHNIVGIADIDTRKLTRLLSEKGAQNGCIIAGDNVDAVLALEKAKAFPGLKGMDLAKEVSTQESYSWQQGSWTLEGDLPEAKKAEDLPFHVVAYDYGVKRNILRMLVDRGCRLTVVPAKTSAEDVLKLNPDGIFLSNGPGDPEPCDYAIAAIKTFLTTEIPVFGICLGHQLLALACGAKTSKMKFGHHGGNHPVKNLDNNTVMITAQNHGFAVEEASLPDTLRTTHKSLFDGTLQGLHHTSKPAFCFQGHPEASPGPHDAAPLFDHFIELIEAYRNSDK